One Gadus morhua chromosome 1, gadMor3.0, whole genome shotgun sequence DNA segment encodes these proteins:
- the cep104 gene encoding centrosomal protein of 104 kDa isoform X4 yields MEHSIDHNALRPNNGTPLGMRVLGCCHWWLWRSNGALASCHRVSDVPVSTWGMPRKIGFVVLSSSGHEGDFRAEELMVHAPTVHGWRSARFCSYPQQITLQLMERSRVRKLQLLAHQYLISAKVEFHIGDSLPDPAQHTGPPCPLHRLGYVSLSDNEKTGYKARELKSVHVDAIGTYLRVTLHRNHANRYNYYSQVALVAINVLGDSLDANAFNTIPSREQLIEHYLHSTQLDSALDGTHTGKCESISPLDDLAFDMYQDPEVAHIIRLLDQRKQDAARQERFELARALKQAIADLQKVGERLGRYDVEKRSALEKEDYELARKRTEQMEEYRGKVYHQLQVHDLLDMAAMQTLLSTELSPSQGSPSQPALPIGLEGDQPDHHPAAQPRGPLGGPPPARQGVSKPRRLIQSPKKAKKAPPRRGGSERATPGPDPRSVSLASQDLDQDQPGRAGSGPHSDVPRIDVPSVPHEDRPLPALWRTSGPAEVLPPRPAAENSPGPSHSPGSPRASPTLPGGTSEAEPLSEQAQREAGLPLEVFGEGLVAGAYSKNWAHRERALEAVCDKLRGVGPGTSKEERRNLMRAAVFLVKRALLDKLSPVFQAALRLLALLLGQVIPASGLGRAELTHCLEQTWPSLQARSWDPARRVRATAVAFILDMAQWKEVRALQVVPAELSRPLKASSPARRALGRTELLEKALAQLGTERSGFAPGDVMKFCRAALEHGAAEVREAAVRVVLSVYRTHPAPVLQALPTGDAAARRSVLYKRLFDAFARLDGGARGGTPRQGDAGPEDGEREREQIRSLQGQLAALKELTEKDSAEGPALDVKAPSGPKEAPSGPKEAPSGPKEAPSDPREAPQAGPPTAFASSVVRGTRRSRRTSWICTTGSTVPCCGAVRSADRWWRLPA; encoded by the exons ATGGAACACTCAATAGACCACAATGCTTTGCGTCCGAATAACGGAACGCCTCTGGGCATGCGCGTGTTGGGTTGTTGTCACTGGTGGTTATGGAGATCTAATGGGGCTCTGGCGAGCTGTCATCGCGTTAGTGATGTGCCTG TATCCACGTGGGGGATGCCGAGGAAGATAGGTTTCGTTGTGCTCAGCTCTTCTGGTCACGAAGGCGACTTCAGGGCCGAGGAGCTGATGGTCCACGCCCCCACCGTCCACGGCTGGCGCTCAGCAAG gttCTGCTCCTACCCCCAGCAGATCACCCTCCAGCTGATGGAACGCAGCCGGGTGCGGAAGCTCCAGCTGCTGGCCCACCAGTACCTCATCTCCGCCAAGGTGGAGTTCCACATCGGGGACTCGCTCCCGGACCCGGCCCAGCACACGGGACCCCCCTGCCCGCTGCACAGGCTGGG GTACGTCTCTCTGTCGGACAACGAGAAGACGGGCTACAAGGCCCGCGAGCTCAAGTCCGTCCACGTGGACGCCATCGGGACCTACCTGAGGGTGACCCTCCACCGTAACCACGCCAATCGCTACAACTACTACAGCcag GTTGCTCTGGTTGCCATTAATGTTCTGGGAGACTCTTTGGATGCCAATGCTTTCAACACAATT cccagcagagagcagcttatTGAGCACTACCTCCACAGCACCCAGCTGGACAGTGCCCTGgatgggacacacacagg TAAGTGTGAGTCCATCTCGCCGCTCGACGACCTGGCGTTCGACATGTACCAGGACCCCGAGGTGGCCCACATCATCcgcctgctggaccagaggaaGCAGGACGCGGCCCGCCAGGAGAGATTCGAGCTGGCCCGGGCCCTCAAGCAGGCCATAGCGGACCTGCAGAAG GTGGGGGAGCGGCTGGGTCGCTATGACGTGGAGAAGCGCAGCGCCTTGGAGAAGGAGGACTATGAGCTGGCGCGGAAGAGGACGGAGCAGATGGAGGAGTACCGGGGCAAGGTGTACCATCAGCTCCAGGTCCACGACCTGCTAGACATGGCCGCCATGCAGACCCTG TTGTCGACAGAGCTGTCCCCATCTCAGGGGTCTCCCTCGCAGCCGGCGCTCCCTATAGGCCTGGAGGGGGATCAGCCGGACCACCACCCTGCAGCCCAACCCAGGGGCCCACTGGGGGGTCCACCACCCGCCCGGCAGGGGGTCTCCAAGCCTCGCCGTCTGATTCAGTCCCCCAAGAAGGCGAAGAAGGCTCCCCCTCGCCGCGGAGGGTCGGAGCGGGCCACGCCCGGGCCCGACCCCAGGAGTGTCAGCCTGGCGTCCCAggacctggaccaggaccagcCCGGGAGGGCGGGTTCAGGACCACACTCGGACGTGCCCAGAATAGAC GTCCCCAGCGTGCCTCACGAGGACAGACCCCTCCCTGCCCTGTGGCGCACCAGCGGACCGGCGGAAGTcctgcccccccgcccggcGGCGGAGAACTCCCCCGGGCCCTCCCACTCCCCCGGGTCCCCCCGCGCCAGCCCCACTCTCCCTGGGGGGACGTCCGAGGCGGAGCCCCTGTCTGAGCAGGCCCAGCGGGAGGCCGGCCTGCCCCTGGAGGTTTTCGGAGAGGGCCTG GTGGCCGGGGCGTACTCCAAGAACTGGGCCCACCGGGAGAGGGCGCTGGAGGCCGTCTGTGACAAGCTGCGGGGGGTAGGGCCCGGTACCTCCAAGGAAGAGCGCAGGAACCTGATGAGGGCCGCCGTGTTCCTGGTCAAGAGAGCCCTCCTGGATAAGCTGTCTCCC GTGTTCCAGGCAGCTCTGCGGCTGCTGGCCCTCCTCTTGGGCCAGGTGATCCCAGCCTCCGGCCTGGGCCGGGCCGAGCTCACCCACTGCCTGGAGCAGACCTGGCCCAGCCTGCAGGCTCGCAGCTGGGACCCAGCCCGCCGCGTCCGGGCCACCGCCGTGGCCTTCATACTG GACATGGCCCAGTGGAAGGAGGTGCGGGCCCTGCAGGTGGTCCCCGCCGAGCTCAGCAGGCCCCTGAAGGCCAGTTCCCCCGCGCGGCGGGCCCTGGGCCGCACAGAGCTCCTGGAGAAGGCCCTGGCCCAGCTGGGCACGGAGCGCTCTGGCTTCGCCCCCGGCGACGTCATGAAG TTCTGCCGCGCGGCGCTGGAGCACGGCGCGGCGGAGGTCCGGGAGGCGGCGGTGCGCGTGGTGCTCTCCGTGTACCGGACCCACCCGGCGCCCGTGCTGCAGGCCCTGCCCACCGGGGACGCCGCCGCCCGCCGCAGCGTCCTCTACAAGAGGCTCTTCGACGCCTTCGCCCGCCTGGACGGAGGGGCGCGCGGAGGGACCCCCCGG CAGGGAGACGCCGGCCCGGAggacggggagagggagagggagcagatcCGCTCCCTTCAGGGGCAGCTGGCTGCGCTGAAGGAGCTGACG GAGAAGGACTCTGCTGAGGGGCCAGCGCTTGACGTGAAGGCCCCCAGCGGTCCAAAGGAGGCCCCCAGCGGTCCAAAGGAGGCCCCCAGCGGTCCAAAGGAGGCCCCCAGCGATCCCAGGGAGGCCCCGCAGGCCGGTCCCCCAACAG CCTTTGCATCTTCTGTGGTAAGAGGGACGAGGCGTTCacggaggaccagctggatctGCACTACTGGAAGCACTGTCCCATGCTGCGGCGCTGTGAGGAGTGCAGACAG GTGGTGGAGATTGCCAGCCTGA
- the cep104 gene encoding centrosomal protein of 104 kDa isoform X5, which yields MEHSIDHNALRPNNGTPLGMRVLGCCHWWLWRSNGALASCHRVSDVPVSTWGMPRKIGFVVLSSSGHEGDFRAEELMVHAPTVHGWRSARFCSYPQQITLQLMERSRVRKLQLLAHQYLISAKVEFHIGDSLPDPAQHTGPPCPLHRLGYVSLSDNEKTGYKARELKSVHVDAIGTYLRVTLHRNHANRYNYYSQVALVAINVLGDSLDANAFNTIPSREQLIEHYLHSTQLDSALDGTHTGKCESISPLDDLAFDMYQDPEVAHIIRLLDQRKQDAARQERFELARALKQAIADLQKVGERLGRYDVEKRSALEKEDYELARKRTEQMEEYRGKVYHQLQVHDLLDMAAMQTLLSTELSPSQGSPSQPALPIGLEGDQPDHHPAAQPRGPLGGPPPARQGVSKPRRLIQSPKKAKKAPPRRGGSERATPGPDPRSVSLASQDLDQDQPGRAGSGPHSDVPRIDVPSVPHEDRPLPALWRTSGPAEVLPPRPAAENSPGPSHSPGSPRASPTLPGGTSEAEPLSEQAQREAGLPLEVFGEGLVAGAYSKNWAHRERALEAVCDKLRGVGPGTSKEERRNLMRAAVFLVKRALLDKLSPVFQAALRLLALLLGQVIPASGLGRAELTHCLEQTWPSLQARSWDPARRVRATAVAFILDMAQWKEVRALQVVPAELSRPLKASSPARRALGRTELLEKALAQLGTERSGFAPGDVMKFCRAALEHGAAEVREAAVRVVLSVYRTHPAPVLQALPTGDAAARRSVLYKRLFDAFARLDGGARGGTPRQGDAGPEDGEREREQIRSLQGQLAALKELTEKDSAEGPALDVKAPSGPKEAPSGPKEAPSGPKEAPSDPREAPQAGPPTEADKVSQKKLLAVEQAGVGDLDKVEPRPYSKKKRI from the exons ATGGAACACTCAATAGACCACAATGCTTTGCGTCCGAATAACGGAACGCCTCTGGGCATGCGCGTGTTGGGTTGTTGTCACTGGTGGTTATGGAGATCTAATGGGGCTCTGGCGAGCTGTCATCGCGTTAGTGATGTGCCTG TATCCACGTGGGGGATGCCGAGGAAGATAGGTTTCGTTGTGCTCAGCTCTTCTGGTCACGAAGGCGACTTCAGGGCCGAGGAGCTGATGGTCCACGCCCCCACCGTCCACGGCTGGCGCTCAGCAAG gttCTGCTCCTACCCCCAGCAGATCACCCTCCAGCTGATGGAACGCAGCCGGGTGCGGAAGCTCCAGCTGCTGGCCCACCAGTACCTCATCTCCGCCAAGGTGGAGTTCCACATCGGGGACTCGCTCCCGGACCCGGCCCAGCACACGGGACCCCCCTGCCCGCTGCACAGGCTGGG GTACGTCTCTCTGTCGGACAACGAGAAGACGGGCTACAAGGCCCGCGAGCTCAAGTCCGTCCACGTGGACGCCATCGGGACCTACCTGAGGGTGACCCTCCACCGTAACCACGCCAATCGCTACAACTACTACAGCcag GTTGCTCTGGTTGCCATTAATGTTCTGGGAGACTCTTTGGATGCCAATGCTTTCAACACAATT cccagcagagagcagcttatTGAGCACTACCTCCACAGCACCCAGCTGGACAGTGCCCTGgatgggacacacacagg TAAGTGTGAGTCCATCTCGCCGCTCGACGACCTGGCGTTCGACATGTACCAGGACCCCGAGGTGGCCCACATCATCcgcctgctggaccagaggaaGCAGGACGCGGCCCGCCAGGAGAGATTCGAGCTGGCCCGGGCCCTCAAGCAGGCCATAGCGGACCTGCAGAAG GTGGGGGAGCGGCTGGGTCGCTATGACGTGGAGAAGCGCAGCGCCTTGGAGAAGGAGGACTATGAGCTGGCGCGGAAGAGGACGGAGCAGATGGAGGAGTACCGGGGCAAGGTGTACCATCAGCTCCAGGTCCACGACCTGCTAGACATGGCCGCCATGCAGACCCTG TTGTCGACAGAGCTGTCCCCATCTCAGGGGTCTCCCTCGCAGCCGGCGCTCCCTATAGGCCTGGAGGGGGATCAGCCGGACCACCACCCTGCAGCCCAACCCAGGGGCCCACTGGGGGGTCCACCACCCGCCCGGCAGGGGGTCTCCAAGCCTCGCCGTCTGATTCAGTCCCCCAAGAAGGCGAAGAAGGCTCCCCCTCGCCGCGGAGGGTCGGAGCGGGCCACGCCCGGGCCCGACCCCAGGAGTGTCAGCCTGGCGTCCCAggacctggaccaggaccagcCCGGGAGGGCGGGTTCAGGACCACACTCGGACGTGCCCAGAATAGAC GTCCCCAGCGTGCCTCACGAGGACAGACCCCTCCCTGCCCTGTGGCGCACCAGCGGACCGGCGGAAGTcctgcccccccgcccggcGGCGGAGAACTCCCCCGGGCCCTCCCACTCCCCCGGGTCCCCCCGCGCCAGCCCCACTCTCCCTGGGGGGACGTCCGAGGCGGAGCCCCTGTCTGAGCAGGCCCAGCGGGAGGCCGGCCTGCCCCTGGAGGTTTTCGGAGAGGGCCTG GTGGCCGGGGCGTACTCCAAGAACTGGGCCCACCGGGAGAGGGCGCTGGAGGCCGTCTGTGACAAGCTGCGGGGGGTAGGGCCCGGTACCTCCAAGGAAGAGCGCAGGAACCTGATGAGGGCCGCCGTGTTCCTGGTCAAGAGAGCCCTCCTGGATAAGCTGTCTCCC GTGTTCCAGGCAGCTCTGCGGCTGCTGGCCCTCCTCTTGGGCCAGGTGATCCCAGCCTCCGGCCTGGGCCGGGCCGAGCTCACCCACTGCCTGGAGCAGACCTGGCCCAGCCTGCAGGCTCGCAGCTGGGACCCAGCCCGCCGCGTCCGGGCCACCGCCGTGGCCTTCATACTG GACATGGCCCAGTGGAAGGAGGTGCGGGCCCTGCAGGTGGTCCCCGCCGAGCTCAGCAGGCCCCTGAAGGCCAGTTCCCCCGCGCGGCGGGCCCTGGGCCGCACAGAGCTCCTGGAGAAGGCCCTGGCCCAGCTGGGCACGGAGCGCTCTGGCTTCGCCCCCGGCGACGTCATGAAG TTCTGCCGCGCGGCGCTGGAGCACGGCGCGGCGGAGGTCCGGGAGGCGGCGGTGCGCGTGGTGCTCTCCGTGTACCGGACCCACCCGGCGCCCGTGCTGCAGGCCCTGCCCACCGGGGACGCCGCCGCCCGCCGCAGCGTCCTCTACAAGAGGCTCTTCGACGCCTTCGCCCGCCTGGACGGAGGGGCGCGCGGAGGGACCCCCCGG CAGGGAGACGCCGGCCCGGAggacggggagagggagagggagcagatcCGCTCCCTTCAGGGGCAGCTGGCTGCGCTGAAGGAGCTGACG GAGAAGGACTCTGCTGAGGGGCCAGCGCTTGACGTGAAGGCCCCCAGCGGTCCAAAGGAGGCCCCCAGCGGTCCAAAGGAGGCCCCCAGCGGTCCAAAGGAGGCCCCCAGCGATCCCAGGGAGGCCCCGCAGGCCGGTCCCCCAACAG aggCTGATAAGGTGTCCCAAAAGAAGCTATTAGCAGTTGAGCAGGCTGGTGTGGGAGACCTGGACAA AGTGGAACCCCGTCCCTACTCCAAAAAGAAACGTATCTGA
- the lrrc47 gene encoding leucine-rich repeat-containing protein 47, protein MDDLEDWPEIEKALKEKRRELVLQGASVEERIAAGGGLTKAVYSLKLLNYLEVAQCPSLTEIHEDIKYLTNLQSLFLCRNKLRSIPKVIGSIQSLKVLDVSVNNLTVLPDEITQLPNLNTLNVSCNSLVCLPEGLSKCSKLYHLNISKNNITSFPSDFYSDRLDLLSTVIAYDNAIEELSGDVSKLAAIKNLDLSNNKLCELPFSLSDCAKLKDVNFKGNKFKDKRLEKMVNGCQTKSILDYIRAGGRGKGKGKPAGEDAGGDVAEGGDKKKRPQKKNKKKQGEEEQEEELAKMVVRILHLSDSPTAPAITVTANVKDVRPYLVCCVVKGMNLKPGNALKRFLMAQTKLHDELCVRRTTATIATHDLQLLKSPLVYDARPPADLKITPLGRKEVCSVELMKTLQQEASDQRKQKKRQNVSGLHKYLQLLDGKELYPCLVDAEGHVISFPPITNSDKTKISQTTKELFLEVTSSTSLQTCKDVMDALIVKMAELNKFTAERNEETDAETPGPPGSETPSQTAEQQQQQQEEEEGLLIQQVRTVDQEGNLKVVYPSKTDLPNADETLKIIW, encoded by the exons ATGGATGATTTAGAAGATTGGCCAGAAATAGAGAAAGCTCTAAAAGAGAAAAGACGTGAGCTCGTTTTACAAGGTGCGTCAGTGGAAGAGAGAATCGCGGCAGGCGGAGGGCTTACCAAAGCGGTCTATTCTCTCAAACTCTTAAATTATCTGGAGGTAGCCCAGTGTCCGAGTCTAACAGAGATCCACGAGGACATCAAATACCTCACCAATCTCCAAAGCCTTTTTCTCTGCAGGAACAAACTCCGATCCATCCCAAAAGTAATAGGAAGTATTCAATCCCTGAAGGTGCTAGATGTATCCGTCAACAACCTCACCGTTCTGCCTGATGAAATCACCCAGTTACCCAATCTGAACACGCTCAACGTGAGCTGCAACAGCCTAGTGTGTCTTCCGGAGGGGCTGAGCAAGTGTTCAAAGCTCTACCACCTCAACATCTCCAAGAACAACATCACTAGTTTCCCTTCGGACTTCTACTCCGACCGCCTGGATCTGCTGAGCACCGTCATCGCGTACGACAACGCCATCGAAGAACTCAGCGGAGATGTGTCCAAGCTTGCGGCCATCAAG AATTTGGACCTGTCCAACAACAAGCTGTGTGAGCTTCCCTTCAGCCTCAGCGACTGCGCCAAGCTGAAGGATGTCAACTTCAAGGGCAATAAGTTCAAGGACAAGCGTCTGGAGAAGATGGTCAACGGCTGCCAGACCAAGTCCATCCTGGACTACATCCGAGCCGgtgggagagggaaaggaaagGGCAAACCAGCAGGGGAGGACGCTGGTGGAGACGTAGCAGAGGGTGGGGACAAGAAGAAGAGGCCccagaagaagaacaagaagaagcagggggaggaggagcaggaagaggaactGGCCAAGATGGTGGTGAGGATTCTCCACCTGTCCGACAGTCCCACGGCACCGGCCATCACGGTGACGGCCAACGTGAAGGACGTCAGGCCGTACCTGGTCTGCTGCGTGGTGAAAGGGATGAATCTCAAGCCCGGGAATGCCCTCAAAAGGTTCCTGATGGCACAG ACCAAGCTTCACGACGAACTGTGCGTGAGGAGGACCACGGCCACCATCGCCACGCATGACCTGCAGCTTCTCAAGAGCCCGCTGGTCTACGACGCCAGACCCCCGGCCGACCTGAAG atcacTCCTCTGGGTCGTAAGGAGGTGTGCTCCGTGGAGCTCATGAAGACCCTGCAGCAGGAGGCCAGCGACCagaggaagcagaagaagaggcaGAACGTCTCCGGCCTCCACAA ATACCTGCAGCTTCTGGATGGAAAGGAACTCTACCCGTGTCTCGTGGATGCAGAGGGTCATGTGATCTCCTTCCCACCAATCACCAACAGTGATAAGACCAAG aTCAGCCAGACGACCAAAGAGTTGTTTCTGGAGGTGACCAGTTCCACCAGCCTGCAAACCTGCAAGGATGTCATGGACGCCCTCATTGTA AAAATGGCGGAGCTGAACAAATTCACAGCGGAGCGAAATGAGGAGACGGACGCTGAGACCCCCGGTCCCCCCGGTAGCGAGACCCCGAGCCAGACcgctgagcagcagcagcagcagcaggaggaggaggaaggtctGTTGATCCAGCAGGTCCGCACCGTGGACCAGGAGGGCAACCTGAAGGTGGTCTACCCCTCCAAGACGGACCTCCCCAACGCAGACGAGACCCTGAAGATCATCTGGTAG